The Moorella glycerini genomic interval GACGGCCCAGGGGTCCATAGGAGTAACCGAAGGATTAACCGGAGCCCAACACAAGCTAAACGCCTGCCTGGACGAAATAGCCTTTTACCAGAAGCAAATCGAGCAAACAGAAGCAGCCATGGCCGATATTTTGGCAGGAATAGATATCGCAGGCAATTTATTAAGCATCCCCGGTATAGGCCTGGTAACAGTAGCCGGCTTTTTAGGCGAAATAGGCGATCCCCAAAATTACGAGCACTGGAAGCAAATCCAAAAACTCGCCGGACTGAACTTAAGCGAACAAAGTTCCGGGCAGAAGAACGGGCAAAGCAAAATATCCAAACGCGGGCGAGCCGAATTAAGGAACCTGTTATACCAAGCCAGTCTAACTCTAGTAGCCAAGAACCGTGAATTTAAAGCGTTGTACCACTACTTCCTGACCAGGCGGGAAAACCCCTTAAAGAAAAAGCAGGCCTTAATAGCCATAGCCGTAAAATTGCTACGGGTGATGTACGGCCTGGCCAGGAAGAAAGAAAACTACGACTCTGACAAAGTGTTAGGCGACTATCGCCGCGCCCAATTACAGCAAGCAGCTTAAGTAAAAACCCAAACACAAGGTAAAAAGTCTTGGGTGGGGGAAGCCATATCATCTCCATAAGGGCATAGACCCTGCTTGTAAGTACTGGCACAACCCACCCGCCCTCAAAAGGCCGAACGAAGGAATGAAACAGGGCATAGACCCCGGGAGACATGATAGGGTAGCCGAGGGCAAGAAGTGGTGAGGGTAACTGCCCAAGACTTAAAGATTAAACCATCGTCTTGTTGTTGTGGACGATGATGGAGGCTTAGTCTGCCCTTTTGGACTTCATCATAAAAAATGAAAATCTAAGAGAGCAGGAGATTTAACGAGCTAGAAGCAAATTATTGAGATAGGGGATTGTCTTCTATTCAATAGATGAGGATTTCCGTACTGACATAGAAGACCGGATAATGCGGGACTATCTTGATTTTAAGCAAGAAATCAACTTCTATGAGCGGGAAGTTGAGGAGGCGATCAGACAAGGTGCCTTCTTCAATCAACCTTAGACTTATCTATTGGCTTTAACAAAAGAAGAGTTTATAGCCAATAACGATAACTTTGCCATCGCCGAGCACCATCTGCGCCGAGCTCTAGAAGCGCTCCTGGATATTGGCCGGCATATTATAGCTAAAAAAGGATTGGGCCGGCCGGAAGATTATAAAAGCATCATTACCTTGTTGGGAAAAAACGGCGTTATCCCCATGGAATTTATGCTAAAGATCCAAGGCATGGCTGGCTATCGTAATCGCCTGGTGCACGGTTATGCCGATGTTACTGCTGAAGAAATCTATGATCTCCTTAAAGAGAGGCTGGCTGATTTTGCGGAATTTGTGTATTACATACTTGACTACCTGAACAAAGAGAACGTAGTTCAGAAAGGTGGGACCGGTGATGACACCAAAAATTGCTCCCGAACTCCATCCCCAGGCAATTAATTGGGAAACTTACAAAGAAGCAGTCCCTGAGAAAATAGAGTTAATTGGAGGCTTCCTTTGCGGCGGTCCTGCAGATCATGATGCCAGGGAGAAACTTTTAAGGGCACTCTTGATTAATGTTGGCCTGGAGCGAGCGATCAAACTGGCGCCAAAGGAAAAATGGGAAGCAGCCCTACGGGAGATGACCCGTTATGCCCGGTAGCATTGCCGTCTGGCTGGCAGCGGCTGTCATAGTCTGCCTGGCCGCCGCTTTACAGGGAATAACCGGCTTCGGTTTTGCCCTGATTTCAGTACCTCTTTTGCTCCTGATCTACGACCCCCATACCGCTGTGGGTATTAATATTATTATTTCCTTCGTTTCCCTCTCTCTGTTGACTTTGCGCGTCCGTAAGGCTGTTTTACTACCGGTGGTGAAAAACCTTTTCCTGGGCAGTATCCTAGGGATTCCCCTGGGGGCTTACGTTTTCCTGCATTTTGACGTACAGCAGCTCAAGTTTATCATCGGTATTGTCACCGCTCTGTGTAGCCTGCTGCTCTTGAGCGGCATGACGGTGAAAAATGCCGCCGGTTGCTTCTGGGAAAGGATTGCGGGCAGCATCTCCGGTTTCCTGACGGGGAGCATCGGTATGCCCGGACCGCCAATTATCCTTTTCCTGAGCAACCTGCAGCTACCCAAAGACCGCTTCCGGGCCACAACGGCCGCCTACTTTACCCTGGTCTACCCGTCCAGCCTTCTTCTTTTAACCCTCCTGGGGGCCATCGACGGTCACATCACCCTGACGGCCGTCTCTTTGATCCCCTTTGCCATCCTGGGCGGCCAAGTGGGTTGCCGCCTATTTTCCCTGGTGCCTCAGGCGCAGTTCCAGCGCAGCGTGCCTCTGCTGGTCCTGGGAACGGCTATCTACATCGTGATAACCACGCTGCCATGAGGTCTGGTGCAATGTAACTTCTTGATTTTTCCCAAAAACCTTCGGGGGAACCAGGGGTCAATGATATATACCCCACTCTCTTCTTGGCGAAGTCAATCTATCGTTACCCCCGGGCAGGTGCTTAATCACCTATTATCTCATACACCAGCGGCTGGGGGGCCGGCGGCTCTGCTGCCAGGGTATAGGCCGCCAGGAATCTTTCCCTGGCCGCCTCCAGGTTGGTCCGGTCGTTGACGTGGAAGACGGCCAGGGGCTCGCCAGCGCTAACATAATCTCCCCGGCGCTTTTTAAGTTCAATACCTACCGCCGGGTCAACGGGGCTTTCCTTGGTGACCCGCCCGGCTCCCAGGAGCATGGCCGCCTCGCCTACCAGGCGGGCCTGGACGGTGCTGATGTAACCGCTGGCCGGTGCGGCTACCGTCACCTGATCGGCCGCCCTAGGCAGGAATTCCGGCCGGTCCACCACTGCCGGGTCGCCGCCCTGGGCGGCAATAAACTGCCGGAATTTATCCAGCCCCTGGCCTCCGGCCAGCAAGGTTTCCAGGCGCCGGCGGCCTTCCTGGCTGCTCCCGGCGGCACCGGCAAGCAAAAGCATCTGGCTGCCCAGGGTGAGGCACACCTCCCGCAGTTCCCGCGGCCCGCCGTCGGATAATACGGCAATAGCTTCTCTTACTTCCAGGGCATTGCCTACCATCATCCCCAGGGGCTCATCCATATTGGTAATTACGGCTACCGCCCGTCGGCCCATCTCCCGTCCCAGGGCCACCATAAGCCGGGCCAGTTCCCGGGCCGAAGCCAGGTCGGGCATAAAGGCGCCGCTGCCAACCTTGACATCGAGAACTATGGCCTCAGCGCCGGCGGCGATTTTTTTGCTCATGACACTGCTGGCAATGAGGGGCCTGCTCTCTACCGTTGCCGTTACATCCCGCAGGGCATAGAGTTTGCCGTCAGCCGGCACCAGGTTCCCCGTCTGGGCCGTAATGGCCAGCCCGATTTCCTTCACCTGCCGGACCATCTCCTCCCGGGAGAGCTGCACCCGGAAGCCGGGAATGGCCTCCAGCTTGTCAATGGTACCGCCGGTGTGGCCCAGGCCCCGGCCGGACATCTTCACCACCGGTACCCCGGCAGCCGCTACCAAGGGTGCCAGGACCAGCGTAGTTGTATCGGCTACACCGCCGGTGCTGTGCTTGTCGACCTTCACCCCGGGGATAGAACTCCAGTCAAGCTGCTCCCCCGAGGCCACCATGGCCCGGGTGAGGGCCGCCGTCTCTTCCTGATCCAGGCCGCGGAAATAGACGGCCATTAGGAAGGCCGCCATCTGGTAGTCGGGGATTGTCCCGGCCGTATAACCCTGAATCATGGCCTCAATTTCCGCCGGCGCCAGGGCCTGGCCCTCCCGCTTGCGGCGGATTAAGTCAAGCATCTGCATAATTATGTAAACCTCCCCTAATAATCGATTTTTCCTTACAGCCAGTAATAAAAAAGCCGCTGGTAAACTACTGGCGGCTTACCACATGGAAATGCCAGGATATACTCTTGCAAGCATTATACCTTGCCGGCTTAGCCTGGGCAAGGTGTGATGCAGGTAGCCATGGAGGTGTTTATTGCCACCAAACCCATATGGCACGTTAGGCGTCCCGGCCCGGCAATCGGGTCACGACCCAACGTCTACAATAGCAAATGGGGCAGTCTTCTAACCGCGTCATAGATCCCCTGGGACGGCTTCAGGAACACCCGAGTTCGACAGTTGCTAGGCAAAAATGACTGCTTTTCAGATGAAGAACCCTTATAAATCAACGTTTCCCGATCTTGGGAGAGCTCAAAAATCAAAAATCACATAGGCACACGATTTCGGGATTAAAACTTGATGGTAATGTAGTACATGCGCTATAATATAGACATGTACATAAGAACTATTTCCCGCAAAAACAAGGACGGCTCTGTTGTCCGTTATATCCAGCTTGCCCACAACGTCTGGGACCCCAAGGCCGGCTACCCGAAAGCCAAAGTACTCTTCAACTTCGGCCGCGAAGAGGATGTAGACCGGGAAGCCCTGGTCCGCCTGGTAAAGAGTATTACGCGTTTTTTGGGACCGGAAGAGGCTTTACGCACCCAGGCAGAGTTAAACGGCAGCGCTCCCCTAACTTTTGTCTCCAGCCGGCCTATAGGTGGCGCCTGGGTGTTAAACGAGCTCTGGAACCAGCTGGGTATCAACCGCGTTTTAGCCGGGCTGCTGGCCAAACGTAAGTTCCAGGCGCCGGTAGAACGAGCCATCTTCGCTATGGTAGCCAACCGGGCTTTGAACCCGGCCAGTAAACTTAAGACCGAGGATTGGGTCAGCCACGATGTTTTCATTCCCGGCCTCCCGGACGTGCCGGTGCAAAACCTTTACCGAGCCATGGACTTCTTACTGGAGGCTGCTGAAGAACTGCAAAAGGATATCTTCTTCTCCGTGGCCCACCTCTTCAACCTGGAAGTCGATCTCCTGTACTTCGATACCACCTCCACCTACTTTGAAGTGGAAGAGGAGGATAATCCGGAGGACCATAAGCAGCACCTTCGGCGTAAAGGCAACTCCAAGGACCACCGGCCGGATTTACCCCAGGTGGTAATCGGCCTGGCTGTCACCAGGGAGGGCCTGCCGGTACGCTGCTGGGTCTGGCCGGGTAACACCGCCGACATGGCGGTAATCGAGCAAGTCAAAAAGGACCTGGTGGGCTGGCAACTGGGCCGGGTCATTACTGTTGTCGACCGCGGTTTTGCTTCGGAAGACAACCTTCGTTACCTCCAGCGCGCCGGCGGCCACTACATTGCCGGCGAAAAGATGCGCAGCGGCAAGGATACGGTGGCAGAGGCCCTTGCCCGGCCGGGCCGTTACAAAACTGTCAAGGATAACCTTGAAGTTAAAGAAGTTATCGTCGGCGACGGCGAAAAAAGGGTACGATATATCCTGGTACGTAACCCTAAAGAAGCAGAAAAAGACAGACTGGAGCGGGAGAAAATCCTGGCCCGCCTCAAGGAAGAATTAGCGGCCATTGGGGACCTCAAAGGCGAACCCCATACTAAAGCCTGCTGCCAGCTCATTGCCCATCCCACTTATGGCCGCTATCTCAAGACCGACAAGAAGGGACAACCCTATATCGATGCGGCCAGGGTGAAAGCTGAAGAGAAGCTGGACGGCAAATACCTTTTAAGAACCTCGGACGATACCATAAGTGCTGAAGACGTGGCCCTCGGCTACAAGCAACTGCTTGAGGTAGAGGATGCCTTCCGCACCATGAAGCAGTCCTTAGAGCTGCGGCCGGTCTATCATCGCCTGAGCGACCGCATCCATGCTCACGTCCTCCTGTGCTGGCTGGGACTGCTCCTAATCCGGGTAGCTGAAACGAAAGTGCAGGATAGCTGGCGGAACATCCGCCAGACCCTGGAACGCATGCACCTGGGCGAATTTGTTGGTCCTGAGGGCAGGGTACTCCAAAGGACGGAAACAACCCCGCCACAGCAGCATATCTTCAAGACCCTTGGGATAAAGGAACCGCCGCAAATAATCGCGGTCGAAACAAAGGCCAGAAAGGGTCCCTAGTAACACGCGCCCAAAAAGCCGA includes:
- the hepT gene encoding type VII toxin-antitoxin system HepT family RNase toxin, which encodes MALTKEEFIANNDNFAIAEHHLRRALEALLDIGRHIIAKKGLGRPEDYKSIITLLGKNGVIPMEFMLKIQGMAGYRNRLVHGYADVTAEEIYDLLKERLADFAEFVYYILDYLNKENVVQKGGTGDDTKNCSRTPSPGN
- a CDS encoding sulfite exporter TauE/SafE family protein, with translation MPGSIAVWLAAAVIVCLAAALQGITGFGFALISVPLLLLIYDPHTAVGINIIISFVSLSLLTLRVRKAVLLPVVKNLFLGSILGIPLGAYVFLHFDVQQLKFIIGIVTALCSLLLLSGMTVKNAAGCFWERIAGSISGFLTGSIGMPGPPIILFLSNLQLPKDRFRATTAAYFTLVYPSSLLLLTLLGAIDGHITLTAVSLIPFAILGGQVGCRLFSLVPQAQFQRSVPLLVLGTAIYIVITTLP
- a CDS encoding pyrimidine-nucleoside phosphorylase, whose translation is MQMLDLIRRKREGQALAPAEIEAMIQGYTAGTIPDYQMAAFLMAVYFRGLDQEETAALTRAMVASGEQLDWSSIPGVKVDKHSTGGVADTTTLVLAPLVAAAGVPVVKMSGRGLGHTGGTIDKLEAIPGFRVQLSREEMVRQVKEIGLAITAQTGNLVPADGKLYALRDVTATVESRPLIASSVMSKKIAAGAEAIVLDVKVGSGAFMPDLASARELARLMVALGREMGRRAVAVITNMDEPLGMMVGNALEVREAIAVLSDGGPRELREVCLTLGSQMLLLAGAAGSSQEGRRRLETLLAGGQGLDKFRQFIAAQGGDPAVVDRPEFLPRAADQVTVAAPASGYISTVQARLVGEAAMLLGAGRVTKESPVDPAVGIELKKRRGDYVSAGEPLAVFHVNDRTNLEAARERFLAAYTLAAEPPAPQPLVYEIIGD
- a CDS encoding IS1634 family transposase codes for the protein MYIRTISRKNKDGSVVRYIQLAHNVWDPKAGYPKAKVLFNFGREEDVDREALVRLVKSITRFLGPEEALRTQAELNGSAPLTFVSSRPIGGAWVLNELWNQLGINRVLAGLLAKRKFQAPVERAIFAMVANRALNPASKLKTEDWVSHDVFIPGLPDVPVQNLYRAMDFLLEAAEELQKDIFFSVAHLFNLEVDLLYFDTTSTYFEVEEEDNPEDHKQHLRRKGNSKDHRPDLPQVVIGLAVTREGLPVRCWVWPGNTADMAVIEQVKKDLVGWQLGRVITVVDRGFASEDNLRYLQRAGGHYIAGEKMRSGKDTVAEALARPGRYKTVKDNLEVKEVIVGDGEKRVRYILVRNPKEAEKDRLEREKILARLKEELAAIGDLKGEPHTKACCQLIAHPTYGRYLKTDKKGQPYIDAARVKAEEKLDGKYLLRTSDDTISAEDVALGYKQLLEVEDAFRTMKQSLELRPVYHRLSDRIHAHVLLCWLGLLLIRVAETKVQDSWRNIRQTLERMHLGEFVGPEGRVLQRTETTPPQQHIFKTLGIKEPPQIIAVETKARKGP